The DNA window GCTGTCGCCATATCTACATACTGAGCCATAGTCGGGTCGGCTTCGCCGACGGCGGCAGGGGTCATGGCGGAATTCAGCGCGGTTGTACCGATGGCCGCGCCCATAGCGTTCCTTTCTTTCTTTGGCAGCAGCAGATTGTTTGTAAAGAAGAAGATCACTGCTGTAGCGGCAGATACCAGACCAAGGATGATGCCGGCGGCGCCTGCTGTAATGATCGTATTGATATCTGTCTTGGCTCCGATGGAGATCGTCATGAAGAAAGTAACGATAGGCTGAGCGGTCGCGCAGGCTTTTCTAAAGCCGGCATCCAGATTACCCCAGATAAAGCCGATCAGCAATGGAACCAGTACCGCGATCAGGGAATCGATTGGGATGGAAGCCAGCCCGGTCGCGCCCAGAGCGATCAGAGTAAAAAACGGCCCGTCATTTAGAGACAGAATGGAGATAGCGCCAGTATCTGTCGCGTTGCCAAACTGGGAGGACAAAGAGATATACAGGGAGCCGTTTGAATTTGTGATAGTAGCGATCCATACAAACGGGGCAATCCCAAGGAAGCCGGCAGGCCCGCATAAGGTGCTGATTAAAAAGCCAATGAGCACGCCAAGGAGAAATTTGGTGGCGGTCAGAGTTACGCCTTTATAGAGAGGCATACCTACCTGCTTGATGTTGATGGCAGAACCGCAGACAATCAGGAAAAATCCCATCATACAAGAATTGCCCTCATAAAACAGCGCGGTCACATATCCGCCGATCTGATAAGCCTGTGGGAAAAAGGTGGCGATCAGGACAGCCAGGACCAGGGGGATGATGACAAGTCCGCCGGGGAGTTTCTTCATTTTATTAAGCAGATCGAGATCTGTGGGTTTCTTAACTTCATTGTTTTGTTCGCTCATTTCTATTTCCTCCAATTTTAGTTTCTTGCCGACTCGCGGAAAAGACGATCCACAATATCACAGGCAGTATTGTCATTTCCGGTCAAGCCGCCTTTCCCCACGA is part of the Lachnospiraceae bacterium KGMB03038 genome and encodes:
- a CDS encoding 2-keto-3-deoxygluconate permease, which gives rise to MSEQNNEVKKPTDLDLLNKMKKLPGGLVIIPLVLAVLIATFFPQAYQIGGYVTALFYEGNSCMMGFFLIVCGSAINIKQVGMPLYKGVTLTATKFLLGVLIGFLISTLCGPAGFLGIAPFVWIATITNSNGSLYISLSSQFGNATDTGAISILSLNDGPFFTLIALGATGLASIPIDSLIAVLVPLLIGFIWGNLDAGFRKACATAQPIVTFFMTISIGAKTDINTIITAGAAGIILGLVSAATAVIFFFTNNLLLPKKERNAMGAAIGTTALNSAMTPAAVGEADPTMAQYVDMATAQCATASVVTLFLCPFITAFFDKLMQKKQLGIYSPEGWARYKVDASVAAPSAAD